The following coding sequences are from one Rhineura floridana isolate rRhiFlo1 chromosome 2, rRhiFlo1.hap2, whole genome shotgun sequence window:
- the LOC133376788 gene encoding olfactory receptor 5AP2-like, whose translation MTEFLCLGFTDNQSLQYVLFFVFLVIYLLILMGNIGMVTLIWIDSRLHTPMYFFLSNLSVLDIGYSSVIAPRTLMTFVEESKAISFTGCALQFFFFCIAISCECCLLSVMAYDRFIAICNPLLYTAIMSRKLCNLLVVSSYLTGCVNAVVQTSFIFTFSFCRSNIINHFSCDVPPILKLFCSDTGVTDIIHFSFATAIVSITILAILVSYTYILVAILRINSAEGRHKAFSTCVSHLTAVTVFYGTAIFMYLRPSSKYSMEQDKIISVFYTLVIPMLNPLICQLFTETAVSVGVQAGLEIPW comes from the coding sequence ATGACTGAGTTCCTTTGTCTGGGATTCACAGATAACCAGAGTCTGCAGTATGTTCTCTTCTTTGTGTTCCTAGTGATATATTTGCTGATCCTGATGGGGAACATTGGCATGGTAACATTAATCTGGATTGACTCCCGGCTTCACACTCCCATGTATTTTTTCCTGAGCAACCTGTCAGTCTTAGATATTGGTTACTCCAGTGTCATCGCTCCCAGGACACTGATGACCTTTGTAGAAGAAAGCAAAGCAATCTCATTCACTGGCTGTGCCctgcagtttttctttttctgcattgCCATATCCTGTGAATGCTGCCTTCTGAGTGTGATGGCGTACGACCGCTTCATCGCTATCTGCAACCCACTGTTGTATACAGCTATCATGTCCAGAAAGCTCTGTAATTTGCTTGTGGTGTCTTCATATCTAACAGGTTGTGTGAATGCAGTGGTCCAGACTTCATTTATATTTACTTTCTCCTTTTGTAGGTCCAACATCATCAACCATTTTTCCTGTGATGTGCCCCCTATCCTAAAGCTCTTCTGCTCAGACACAGGAGTCACTGATATTATTCATTTCTCCTTTGCTACAGCAATTGTATCAATAACTATCCTGGCCATACTGGTCTCTTACACATACATCCTTGTGGCCATCCTTCGGATCAACTCAGCCGAGGGCAGACATAAAGCCTTCTCCACCTGTGTCTCCCACCTTACAGCAGTCACTGTTTTCTATGGGACAGCCATTTTCATGTACCTACGGCCCAGTTCCAAATATTCCATGGAACAGGACAAAATCATCTCTGTTTTTTACACCCTTGTAATCCCTATGTTGAATCCACTcatctgtcagctcttcactgagacagcagtgtcggtgggggtgcaggcagggctggagattccttggtaa